Proteins encoded within one genomic window of Microbacterium soli:
- a CDS encoding MarR family transcriptional regulator, with protein sequence MNAADAISSIVLSAHTLARIAARDAGNEAPSAQWRALSMLEQHGGMRLGELARATRTTQPGMTRLVGALEQSGLVTRSSDPADTRVTLVEASPEGRAQLQAWRTQLRDTLAPRFADLDEEDWSALQRAALILREHTQEHGEGTTK encoded by the coding sequence ATGAATGCAGCTGATGCGATCTCCTCGATCGTGCTGTCCGCGCACACCCTCGCGCGCATCGCCGCCCGAGACGCCGGCAATGAGGCGCCCTCCGCGCAGTGGCGCGCCCTGAGCATGCTCGAGCAGCACGGCGGAATGCGCCTGGGGGAACTCGCTCGGGCGACCCGCACCACGCAGCCGGGCATGACACGACTCGTCGGCGCTCTGGAGCAGTCCGGTCTGGTGACGCGCTCATCGGATCCCGCGGACACCAGGGTGACTCTCGTCGAGGCCAGCCCCGAAGGGCGAGCGCAGCTGCAGGCATGGCGCACGCAGCTGCGCGACACTCTCGCACCGCGGTTCGCCGACCTCGACGAGGAGGATTGGTCCGCGCTGCAGCGCGCGGCGCTCATCCTCCGCGAGCACACGCAGGAGCACGGCGAAGGGACGACGAAGTGA
- a CDS encoding CoA transferase subunit A, with product MIDKQFATASEAVGDIPDGASLAVGGFGLSGNPMALIEALLAQGTTDLSVVSNNCGVDDWGLGVLLGARRIRKMTSSYVGENKEFERQFLEGDLELELTPQGTLAEKLRAGGSGIAAFYTQTGVGTQVAEGGLPRRYSPDGTVAVASPVKETRIFDVHGVQREFVLEESITTDFALVHALKGDRHGNLVFNKAARNFNPLAAMAGRICIAQVEQLVEPGDLDPDGIHLPGVFVHRIVEVGAGIEKRIERRTVRTVEGA from the coding sequence GTGATCGACAAGCAGTTCGCGACGGCGTCGGAGGCCGTCGGCGACATCCCCGACGGGGCATCGCTCGCCGTCGGCGGGTTCGGGCTCTCCGGCAACCCCATGGCTCTCATCGAGGCGCTGCTCGCGCAGGGCACCACGGACCTCAGCGTGGTCAGCAACAACTGCGGGGTCGACGACTGGGGTCTGGGAGTCCTGCTGGGTGCGCGGCGGATCCGGAAGATGACCTCGTCATACGTCGGGGAGAACAAGGAGTTCGAGCGCCAGTTCCTCGAAGGAGACCTCGAGCTCGAACTGACGCCGCAGGGAACCCTCGCGGAGAAGCTGCGGGCGGGCGGTTCCGGCATCGCCGCGTTCTACACGCAGACCGGTGTCGGCACGCAGGTCGCCGAGGGCGGTCTGCCCCGGCGCTACAGCCCCGACGGGACGGTCGCCGTCGCCTCGCCCGTCAAGGAGACCCGCATTTTCGACGTGCACGGCGTCCAGCGCGAATTCGTGCTGGAGGAGTCCATCACCACCGACTTCGCCCTCGTGCACGCCCTGAAGGGCGACAGGCACGGCAACCTCGTGTTCAACAAGGCCGCGCGCAACTTCAACCCGCTCGCCGCGATGGCCGGCCGCATCTGCATCGCCCAGGTCGAGCAGCTCGTCGAGCCCGGTGATCTCGACCCCGACGGCATCCATCTGCCAGGCGTGTTCGTGCACCGCATCGTCGAGGTCGGCGCGGGCATCGAGAAGCGCATCGAACGACGCACCGTCCGCACTGTGGAAGGAGCCTGA
- a CDS encoding inositol monophosphatase family protein produces MTAPLPGTVLRADLELALRLADAADAQTLPRFDAPDLEVSLKADRSHVTDADLATERAIRGILHAERPQDGILGEEYGSEGDTSRQWIIDPIDGTANFLRGVPLWGTMIALAVNGVPQVGVVSMPALRRRWWASSGGGAWTTTSGEDRRLAVSDVASLDDASVSFQSIEQWTDAGRLPELLALAQRVWRDRAYGDVFSYMLLAEGRIDMVAEFDVKPYDIAAAVPIVREAGGRMTAFDGTDTLSALSALATNGILHEPFLALFRDVTHP; encoded by the coding sequence GTGACCGCCCCTCTGCCCGGCACGGTTCTCCGCGCCGACCTCGAACTCGCCCTGCGTCTGGCGGATGCCGCCGACGCGCAGACCCTGCCGCGATTCGATGCCCCCGATCTCGAGGTGTCCCTCAAAGCCGACCGGTCGCATGTCACTGACGCCGATCTGGCGACGGAGCGAGCCATCCGCGGCATCCTCCACGCCGAGCGGCCGCAGGACGGCATCCTCGGCGAGGAGTACGGCTCCGAGGGCGACACGAGCAGGCAGTGGATCATCGACCCCATCGACGGGACGGCGAACTTCCTGCGCGGCGTGCCGCTGTGGGGCACCATGATCGCGCTGGCCGTGAACGGCGTCCCCCAGGTCGGGGTGGTCAGCATGCCCGCGCTCCGCCGTCGCTGGTGGGCGTCGTCGGGCGGCGGTGCCTGGACCACCACGAGCGGCGAAGACCGCCGGCTGGCGGTGTCGGATGTGGCGTCCCTCGACGACGCCAGCGTCAGCTTCCAGAGCATCGAGCAGTGGACGGATGCCGGGCGCCTGCCGGAGCTGCTCGCACTGGCCCAGCGGGTGTGGCGTGATCGTGCCTACGGCGACGTCTTCAGCTACATGCTGCTGGCCGAGGGCCGCATCGACATGGTGGCGGAGTTCGACGTCAAGCCCTACGACATCGCCGCGGCGGTCCCGATCGTCCGAGAGGCCGGTGGACGCATGACGGCGTTCGACGGCACGGACACCCTGTCCGCGCTGTCCGCCCTGGCCACCAACGGCATCCTCCACGAGCCCTTCCTCGCCCTGTTCCGCGACGTGACGCACCCCTGA
- a CDS encoding IclR family transcriptional regulator has protein sequence MESAASSRRTVPGAQAIARASALLRLVSASADGGSLQQLAKDAGLSRSTAHRLLTALKLEGLVDQDPATSRWTTGPELYLMGTAAASRYDITELSRDIVRSLAVKTEESAFLSTRRADETVCLIREEGSFPIRSFVLSEGIRFPLGVASAGIAILSFLPDHDVDAYLSRHPELEERWGPAHGPGPMRRRLQETKARGYALNPGLIVEGSWGIGAAVFDREGRAEWALSLTGAEFRFGPDRLPQLGRTLLAHAHQLSSRIASVRR, from the coding sequence ATGGAATCGGCGGCATCGAGCAGGAGAACCGTCCCCGGCGCGCAGGCGATCGCCCGCGCCTCCGCTCTGCTGCGCCTCGTGTCCGCATCGGCCGACGGCGGATCCCTGCAGCAGCTGGCGAAGGACGCCGGTCTCAGCCGCTCCACCGCGCACCGACTGCTGACCGCGCTGAAGCTGGAGGGACTCGTCGACCAGGATCCCGCCACGTCGCGCTGGACGACAGGCCCTGAGCTGTATCTCATGGGAACGGCGGCCGCATCCCGCTACGACATCACCGAGCTCTCGCGAGACATCGTGCGCTCCCTGGCGGTGAAGACCGAGGAGAGCGCGTTCCTGTCCACCCGCCGTGCGGACGAGACGGTGTGCCTCATCCGGGAGGAGGGTTCCTTCCCGATCCGCTCCTTCGTGCTCAGCGAGGGCATCCGCTTCCCCCTGGGCGTCGCCAGTGCCGGCATCGCCATCCTGTCCTTCCTTCCTGACCACGATGTGGATGCATACCTCTCGCGCCATCCCGAGCTCGAGGAGCGCTGGGGCCCTGCCCACGGGCCCGGGCCGATGCGCCGTCGTCTGCAGGAGACCAAAGCACGCGGCTACGCCCTCAACCCCGGGCTCATCGTGGAGGGGTCCTGGGGCATCGGCGCCGCCGTGTTCGACCGCGAGGGCAGGGCGGAGTGGGCGCTGAGTCTGACCGGGGCGGAGTTCCGTTTCGGCCCGGACCGCCTCCCCCAGCTGGGTCGCACGCTGCTCGCCCATGCTCATCAACTGTCGTCCCGCATCGCGAGCGTCAGGCGCTGA
- a CDS encoding YbaK/EbsC family protein: MTEPDQLPARSRIVQERLRASGIPGRIVVLPAAARTAALAAAAIGCPVGAIANSLVLLADEEPILVMASGAHHVDLDLLAGRIGAQTVVMAPPATVRSATGQVIGGVAPTGHPAPLRTYLDARLREHDEIWTAGGTPETVMPLSFAQLEALTSGETIPVA, translated from the coding sequence ATGACCGAACCCGACCAGCTGCCCGCGCGCAGCAGGATCGTGCAGGAACGACTTCGGGCATCCGGGATCCCCGGCCGCATCGTCGTGCTGCCCGCTGCCGCCCGCACCGCCGCGCTGGCGGCAGCGGCGATCGGATGCCCGGTGGGCGCCATCGCGAACAGCCTCGTCCTGCTGGCGGATGAGGAGCCCATCCTCGTCATGGCCAGCGGCGCGCATCACGTCGACCTCGACCTGCTGGCAGGCCGGATCGGCGCGCAGACGGTGGTCATGGCGCCGCCCGCCACCGTGCGCTCCGCGACGGGCCAGGTCATCGGCGGGGTCGCTCCGACCGGGCACCCGGCACCGCTGCGCACCTACCTGGATGCCCGGCTGCGCGAGCATGATGAGATCTGGACAGCGGGTGGAACGCCGGAGACGGTCATGCCCCTGAGCTTCGCCCAGCTGGAGGCGCTCACCTCCGGCGAGACGATCCCCGTCGCCTGA
- a CDS encoding MFS transporter, producing MSGTPQGSVWRQPPQVWAVAFACVVAFMGIGLVDPILPAIADSLQASPVETELLFTSYLLVTGLAMLVTSWISSRIGAKRTLLLGLGLIVVFALLCAVSGSVDAVIGFRAGWGLGNALFISTALATIVGAAVGRSGAAIVLYEAALGLGIAIGPLLGGLLGEVSWRGPFFGVVVLMAIGFLAVLILVRDEGGAREPMPLSAPIRALRRPALALLAVAALFYNIGFFVLLAFSPFPLGFGAMGIGLTFFGWGAALAITSVWAAPALMRRMSRIAVILITLPLLAVDLLAAGLTVANPAGLVTCIVIGGLLLGVMNTVLTEAVMESTDLPRAVASSAYSAVRFLGGAVAPPAAAALAHAFGDTVPYLFAATSVLIAVLTVAAGHRALAGADETGGDVPDDGEAILIGDAA from the coding sequence GTGAGCGGAACACCGCAGGGATCCGTCTGGCGCCAGCCCCCGCAGGTCTGGGCGGTCGCGTTCGCGTGCGTCGTGGCGTTCATGGGCATCGGCCTGGTCGATCCCATCCTCCCGGCGATCGCCGATTCCCTTCAGGCGAGTCCCGTCGAGACCGAGCTGCTGTTCACGAGCTATCTGCTGGTGACCGGGCTGGCGATGCTGGTGACCAGCTGGATCTCCAGCCGCATCGGCGCCAAGCGCACGCTCCTGCTGGGCCTCGGCCTCATCGTCGTGTTCGCCCTGCTGTGCGCGGTCAGCGGAAGCGTCGACGCCGTGATCGGGTTCCGTGCAGGATGGGGCCTGGGTAACGCGCTGTTCATCTCCACCGCGCTGGCCACGATCGTCGGCGCCGCCGTGGGACGCAGCGGCGCGGCGATCGTCCTCTATGAGGCGGCACTGGGGCTCGGGATCGCGATCGGACCACTGCTGGGCGGTCTGCTCGGCGAGGTGAGCTGGCGCGGACCGTTCTTCGGCGTCGTCGTGCTCATGGCCATCGGCTTCCTCGCCGTGCTCATCCTGGTGCGCGACGAGGGCGGTGCGCGCGAGCCCATGCCGCTGTCCGCGCCCATCCGGGCGCTGCGTCGCCCGGCACTGGCCCTCCTGGCCGTCGCCGCTCTGTTCTACAACATCGGCTTCTTCGTGCTGCTGGCCTTCTCACCGTTCCCGCTTGGCTTCGGCGCGATGGGGATCGGACTGACCTTCTTCGGCTGGGGCGCGGCGCTGGCGATCACAAGCGTCTGGGCAGCCCCCGCGCTCATGCGCAGGATGTCGAGGATCGCCGTCATCCTCATCACGCTCCCCCTGCTGGCGGTCGATCTGCTCGCGGCGGGTCTGACGGTCGCGAACCCTGCTGGGCTGGTGACGTGCATCGTGATCGGCGGACTGCTTCTGGGCGTGATGAACACCGTGCTCACCGAGGCGGTCATGGAGTCCACCGACCTGCCGCGCGCTGTCGCATCATCCGCGTACTCGGCGGTGCGCTTCCTGGGCGGGGCCGTGGCTCCTCCTGCTGCGGCCGCCCTCGCCCATGCGTTCGGCGACACGGTGCCGTACCTGTTCGCCGCGACGTCGGTGCTCATCGCCGTGCTGACCGTCGCCGCCGGTCACCGCGCCCTCGCAGGTGCCGATGAGACGGGCGGCGACGTACCGGACGACGGCGAGGCTATCCTCATAGGCGACGCAGCCTGA